Genomic segment of Polycladomyces abyssicola:
ACACGGACGGGATCGGGTGATCATCGCCACCAAAGTCGGTTTGGAGTGGAACGATCAAGGGCGAGTTTGGCGCAATTCATCCCGCGATCGCGTTTTCCGGGAAGTGGAGGACAGCCTGCGCCGGCTACGTACGGACTATATCGATTTGTATCAGGTGCATTGGCCTGATCCCGAAGTGCCGATCGAGGAAACAGCCGAAGCATTGCACCGGTTGTATCAAGACGGCAAAATCCGTGCGATCGGTGTCAGCAACTATTCGCCAGAGCAAATGGACGTTTGGCGGCAAGCGGCGCCACTACATAGCAACCAGCCGCGTTTGAACCTGTTCCAGACGGAAGAGCTCGACACCACCTTCCGTTACTGCGCGGAGCACCAAATCGGCACTCTGACCTGGGGAACGCTGGCACACGGGCTGCTGACGGGTAAATTTACGCCAGACACCATATTTCCGCAAAACGACTTTCGTCATCGCAGCCCCATGTTTCAAGGAGAGCATTTCCGTCAGTATTTGTCAGCCGTTGAAGAGCTGAAAAAACTGGCCGAGGAAAAAGGAAAAACCGTCACGCAGTTGGCTGTACGCTGGGTTTTGCAACAAACGGGCGTATCGGTTGCACTGTGGGGAGCCCGTCGTCCGGAACAACTGAAAGAAGCGGATGGCGTGACGGGATGGGAGCTGACCGCGGAAGATCTGGCACGCATTGACCGCATCCTTCGGGAAAAGGTGACCAACCCCATACCGTCAGAGCAAAGTTTCGGCCCGCCGTCGCGTTCTCAATTGCAGAAGAAATGACAAGTCAAGGCCGATATTCGGTGCCAAACTGTGACCGATGAAAGGGTGACCATTTTCCCGTGAGTAACTTTTAAGTGATGCGAAACAGCAGTGAAAGGGAGAATGGTCACTCGGCCAATATAGCTGTCTGGTGAATACCGTCAAAATGCTTTCCCGGTCCCTTCCTTGCGCCCTGCAATCAAGTCATGGCCGCTCCGCCCCGGAGCGAAGGACGCGGACATAGTACGCTTCGCTTAGAGGAAGTTGCCCGCGATTCCATTTCTGCGCTTTCATGAACGCGACATTCCAGCCAACAATGCAACGGTGGTGGCAGTTTTTTCCCGCACAGAGATTTTCTCCGTAAGGAATAGCATGCAGACAGGGAGAAAATCAGACAGGCTCTCAAGTGTATCCGATGGTGTCATCAGGAGTGGAGACCATGTATCAACAGATACACAAGAAAAAGATCTACGAACAAGTGGCGGATCAGTTGATCCAACAAATCAAGAATGGGTCGCTCAAACCCGGAGACAAGTTGGCTTCGGTCGAACAGCTGGCCGAATCCTTTCGAGTCAGCCGTTCGGCGATCCGAGAAGCGCTGAGCGCTCTCAAGGCCATGGGGCTGATCGAAATGAAGCAAGGAGAAGGAACCTATGTGCGGCAGTACGATCCGCGCACTTTGTCCTCCACTTTGTCTCATGCCCTTTTGATGAGCCCCGAAGACGTACGCCAACTGTTTGAAATCCGTCGGCTGCTGGAAACCGGTTCTGCCATGTTTGCCGCCCGTCGCCGGACGGAGGAAGACCTTGAGCGATTCCAGTACATTCTGGACCAGATGGAACAGTATGCATACGATCATGCCCGAGGTGAACAACTAGACTGGTCCTTTCATCTGGCAATCGCCCAAGCGGCACGAAACAACATGCTGGTCAACCTGCTGAACAGCGTCTCGGAAATGATCGTCACTGCCATGCAGGAAGCACGGCAAGAAGGTCTCTTTGCCGAACGGTCCATCGCCGAACGATTGAACCGTGAACATCGCGCCATTTACGATGCGATTGCAGCCCAAGACGCCGAGCAGGCACGCCTCCGGATGCTGGAGCATCTCAACGGAGTGGAACAGCTGTTGTCAGGCCGAATCGGGGAACAGGAGTGACACCCGATTCATTTACATCACCTTTATACACAAGGTCATCTGATGACCTGATGAACAGGGAGAGGAGTGGGGTTCCCATGAAAGTGTCGTTGTTCATCACGTGTTTGGCCGATGTGTTTTATCCCGAAGTCGGACGAGCCACCGTGGAACTGTTGGAACGACTCGGCTGCGAGGTGGATTTCCCTGTCGCACAAACTTGTTGCGGTCAGCCTGCTTTCAACAGCGGATTTCATCGGGAGGCGAAAAAAGCCGCCCGCCACATGATCGAGACGTTTGCCCACGCCGATTATGTGGTGGCCCCTTCGGGCTCCTGCACGGCCATGTTGAAGGAGTATGTTCATCTCTTTTCCGAGGAAGACGAACGGGAGTGGCAGGAAAAAGCCCGCGCATTGGCGGAAAAGGGTTATGAATTGACACAATTTTTGGTAGAAATCCTGCGAGTGGAGGATGTCGATGCTACACTCCCTGTCAAAGCCACCTACCACCGTTCCTGTCACATGACCCGCCTGCTCGGGGTAAAAGATGCGCCGATGAAACTGTTGTCCAACGTCAAGGGACTGTCGCTGACCGAGCTTCCCTGCGCACATGACTGCTGCGGGTTCGGCGGCACCTTTTCCGTGAAGATGGCGCCCATCTCCCAACAGATGGCCGACGAAAAAGTATCGCATATCAAGGAAACGAACGCTGAAGTCCTGATCGGAGCCGATTGCGGTTGTCTGATGCATTTGGATGGCCGGATTCGCCGTCAGGGAAAACCGATTAGGGTCATGCACATCGCACAGGTGTTGCAGTCCGGTCTGGAGCAGGAGGGGAGATAAATGGGCATGCAATTTGGAGACGTCGTTTTTTACCGACGAGTGGATAAAGGAATTCGGGATCAATTTATGCGGAACGCGGTCCGTGCCGCACAGGAACGCATGCGGACAAGCCGCCTGCGTGCAGCTGAGGAATTGGGTGACTGGGAAGAATGGCGGCAACTAGGTGAAGAAATTCGGCGTCACACCCTGGAACATCTGGATTTTTACCTGAAACAACTGAGCGACCGGGTACATGAACTCGGAGGTCATGTCTTTTTCGCACAAACGGCGGAGGAAGCGACCGCCTACATCCGGGATGTCGTTCAAAAACGAGACGCCCACCGTATCGTCAAATCGAAGTCGATGGTGACGGAAGAGATCGGCCTGAACACCGCCCTGGAAGCGATCGGTTGCCGGGTGGTGGAAACGGATCTGGGGGAATACATCCTGCAAGTGGACGACAATGATCCCCCCTCCCACATCGTAGGACCCTCCATACACAAGGACCGGGAGCGGATTCGCCAGGTGTTCGCGGAAAAGCTGGGATATACGGGTTCCGCTGCGCCCGAAGAAATGACCGCATTCGTCCGTCAGCAGCTTCGTCCCGACTTTTTGACGGCGGAAGTGGGGATCACCGGCTGCAACTTCGCTGTCGCTGAATCAGGCACCGTCTGTTTGGTCACCAACGAGGGAAACGGCCGACTCGTCACCTCCCTGCCGCCCGTCCACATCGCGGTGATGGGGATGGAGCGGATCGTCCCAACCTGGGAGGAGCTGGAGGTGATGGTGGGATTGCTCTGCCGGAGTGCCGTCGGCCAGAAACTGACCAGCTACATCAACTGCCTGACCGGGCCCAGAGCGGCGGGTGAGGTGGACGGACCGGAAGAGTTTCACCTGGTGATCATCGACAACGGGCGATCCGACATCCTGGGCACTGAATTCCAAAGCGTGCTCCAATGCATCCGCTGCGGCGCCTGCCTCAACGTTTGTCCCGTCTACCGCCACATCGGTGGTCAAGCCTACGGGTCTATCTACTCCGGTCCGATCGGCGCCGTACTTTCACCATTATTGGGCGACGAGGAACTCTACCGGGAACTGCCCTACGCATCCAGTTTGTGTGCTGCATGTACGGAAGCGTGCCCGGTGAAAATACCTTTGCACGAACTGTTGATCCAACACCGACAAAAAACGGCCGAGAAGGAAAGGCAATCGCCGCTCGGCGAACGTTTGGCGATGAAGGCATTTGGCATGGTGTTCGAATCGCCCCGCCTGTACCGGTGGGGAACCAAACTGGCACGAACCGCTCTTCGCCCCTGGGAGGAGGATGGCGTTATCCGTCAAGGACCGGGCCCCCTCCAACCGTGGACATCGATTCGTGACCTGCCCTCCCCCAAACGGGAAACCTTCCGTGAGTGGTTTGAAAATCGGCGCAAACGAGGTGAGCAGCCATGATTCACAACCGAGAGGCGTTTCTGGATCGAATCGCCCGGAAACTGGGGCGCCTCCGTATCTCAGAACCGGTTAAGCGGCCCTCTCATTGGAAACACGGACCACAATGGCGAACCCTCGCCGATGCGACACAGGAAGAACTGTTGTCGGTGTTTGAGCATCAATGTCAGATGATTCATACGGATGTTCGGCGAGCGGAATCATCATCTCTGCCTGACGTATTGTTGGAAACGATACGTTCTTACGATGGAAAATCAGTGATCTGTTCGGATGACCCGCGTTTTGCCGAGTTCGGGTTGTCCACCCTGTTTACCACCCAAGACAATCCGTATGGGTTGGATGTCCATATATGGAATCCTGAAAAAGGGAAAATCAATATTGAACGCGCGGAACAGGCCGATGTGGGCATCTCGATCAGCGACATCACACTGGCTGAGTCGGGAACAGTCGTCCTGATGAGCGGCGGAGGAAAAGGCCGATCCGTCAGCCTTCTCCCCCGTTACTTTATCGCCATTGTTCCCCTGAGCACGCTAGTGCCTCGCATGACACAAGCCGCTCGCATGATCCGCGAGCGATCCGAACGAGGGGAAGCGATTCCGTCTTGTGTCAACTTTATCTCCGGACCCAGCAACAGCGCCGACATTGAGATGAACCTGGTTGTAGGCGTACACGGACCCGTCAAAGCAACCTACATCATTGTAAAGGACCGCTGAACGAAACCCATTGAACAGCTTGGATCCTTTGCCTATACTTTTCACATGGGAGCCGGTTACCGAAATTTGCCCACCGGCTCTCGTTTTTTGGAGCGAGTCTGGCGAATCCTGTCCCATTTCTTGCCCGCGATTTCATTCCTGCGCTTTCCGGGTCTTCGCTCAGCCGGGCTTGGTTAGTCGCTCACTCGGGAAAGCATTTGCTCCTACACGGATTTACCAAACACGCTCTAGTCACTTCGGAAAAGGATGAGCCAACCATGAGAATCGGATTCCGAACAGCAAAAACCGTTGTTGCCGTGGTGCTCGCCATTTACATCGCCAATGCCCTGCATTTGAAATTGGCGGAATTCACCGGGATCGTCGCGGCTCTTCTATTGAAGAATACGCGAAAAGAAACGGTGGTCACCGCCGGAAAAATGGCGATTGCCGTATTGTTGACACTGGCAGTGGATACCCTGCTGTTCAGTTTGCTGGGGTTTCATGTTTACGTCATCGGCTTGATCCTGCTGCTTCTGATTCCGATATTGGTACGTACCAGGACCGAGCGCGGCTTGTTACTCGGCACCGTCGTCACCATCCACGTGTATACCGCCGGCCATCTGGATATGGACATTTTATTGAATGAAATTTGGTTGATCCTCACTGGCATGACCGTTTCACTCACCATCAACTGGCTCTACATGCCGAGCCGCAAGGAACGACTCCTCAACATCCACCGTCAATTGGAGATGACGGTCGCCGACGTGTTCGATCATTTCGCCCGTGCGTTGGAGGAGAAGGACTATCTGTGGGACGGTGCAGAAATTCTCACCATCCACAACCTGATTCAACAAGGAAAAAAAGAAGCGCTCCTGCATGAAGACAACTATATCACCTCGGACGACGTCCTCCGGTTTCATCACTTTGAAATAAAAGAAAAGCAGTATGAACGCATCAAACACATGCTTGCTCTCGTCTCCCGTGTGGATCAGGTGATCGTTCAGGGGAAGATGCTGGCCTCCATTCTCAGAAAAATGTCTGCGGCATTGCGTTCCGGTGAGGATGATTTCCACCGGATCCAGGAGGAGATCCGCGCCTTGCGTGAAACCTGCGAAGACATGCCACTTCCCAAAACCCGCAAGGAATTTGAAATCCGTGCCGCTTTATTGCAAATGCTGAACGAGTTGGAAGGATACATTCTCGATGCCGTTTAAGGTGTCTGATGACCAAGTTGAAAACATTTCCCATGGATCAGACGCCTCAACCCGGATGCCAAAAACCCATTTCCAACTCTTTGTTTACCCATTAAAATGGAGGGAAACGGCTTTCGGGAAAGGATGAGTCCGATGCGGTCTGCAACAATGGCGGTTCCTCCCTCCTTTCACCGCCTCAAAGGATTCGCCATGGTGTTGGCCGGAGCCACTTGTTGGGGATTGTCGGGGACAGCGGCACAATGGCTGTTCCAGCACCAGGGATTTCAACCCGGTTGGCTTGTTTCCCTTCGGTTGTCCCTCTCTGGCTTTTTGCTGCTTTTGTATTTCGCTTTCGTGCAAAAACAAAAGGTGTGGCAGATCTGGAAACAAAAATCGGAACGCCGCCAACTGCTGATCTTTTCGGTTTTGGGGATGGCAGGTGTGCAATATACCTATTTTGAGGCAATCCAAGCAGGTAACGCCGCCACTGCCACCCTTTTGCAGTACTTAGGCCCCATTTTCGTCACCGTCTACGTGGCGCTCCGCAACCAGCAACTTCCCGGGCGCAAGGAAATCTCCGCTGTGGTGCTCGCATTGGTGGGAACCGGATTGCTGGTGACCAATGGGCGGTTGGACGGGTTGACCATCTCTCTTTCCGCCGTTGTCTGGGGTTTGGGATCCGCCGTCACCGCCGCTTTTTACACGTTGTATCCGGCCCGTTTGTTGACCAGGTGGGGGGCCGGTGTCATCGTGGGCTGGGCGATGCTGATCGGCGGTGTGGGAATGAACTTGGTCCACCCGCTTTGGCGGACATCGGGACAGGTGTGGACAGGTAACGCTTGGTTGCTTGTCGGATTTGTGGTCATTTTCGGCACGTTGCTCGCATTCTATTGGTATCTGGACAGTCTACGTTATCTCACACCGACGGAAACCTCCCTTTTAGCTTGTGCCGAACCGCTGGCCGCCGCGATTGTCACAGTGGTGTGGCTGCATGTACCGATGGGCTTATGGCAGACCATCGGCGGGATCTGCATCGTCGCCACCGTTGTCGCATTGTCCAAAGAAAACAAATAACCGGTCACTTGACGTACCCCCCTAAAAGATTGACGCACTTAAATCCCAATACAAAACCCAGCGGTTTTTCCGCTGGGTTTGTCAATAGACTCATCCGGTCGCTTGACCGGTTTTTTGTATCACGGATTACGGTTCCAGCACTCGCAGAATTTCATACAGGATAAAGCCCATCACGGCCGTACCTGGCAGGGTCAATACCCATGCGTAGAGGATCTTGCCGGCGATGCCCCAACGCACACTGCGGATGCGTTCGGCTGCACCCACACCGATGATGGAACCGGTGATCGTATGCGTGGAGCTGACCGGAACACCGATTTTGGCCACCGTGGTCAAAATCAGTGCAGCAGCGGTTTCTGCAGAAAAACCGTGAGGGGTTTCCAATCGGCTCAGACGAGCGCCCATCGTCTGGATGACGCGCCATCCACCGGCCGCCGTCCCGATCGCCATCGCCAAACCGGCGGCTACCATCACCCAGGTCGGCACCTCCATTTTGGATAGATGTCCGCTAGTGAACAAGGCGAGGGTGATGATGCCCATCGCCTTTTGCGCATCCGACGTACCGTGACTGAACGACATGAACGAGGCCGATACAATTTGCAGCGGGCGGAACCATTTTTTCACTTTGGAAGGCGACGTTTCCGCAAACACCCCGCGGATCAGTTTCATGATGGCATATCCCAGCACGCCTCCCAGCAACGGGGAAACCAGAAGGGCGATCAAGATGGTGATGATCCCTTTGACCCGCAGTACATCCCATCCGCTGTATGCGATGGCCGCTCCGACCAATGCCCCGATCAGAGCATGGGATGCGCTGATCGGCAAACCCATCAGTGTCATCGCCGTATTCCACAAAATGGCCGCCAGCAAAGTGGCGACGATCACCAATAATGTAATGCCATTGGGATCAACGATGTCATTCCCGATCGCTTTGGCCACAGCAGTAGAGAAAAACGCCCCGGCCAGGTTCAACACGGCGGACAACATCAGGGCTTGGAGCGGCGAGAGCGTCCGTGTGCCGACGACGGTTGCGATCGCATTCGCCGAATCATTCCACCCGTTGGTAAAATCAAAGATGAGTGCTAGAATGACGACGAGTACGACTAACCACATCGGATCAGGCATACTTCATAACCACACTTTCCATCACGTCCGCCAAGTCTTCCGTCGTGTCCGTCACGCCTTCCAGCTTCTCGTAAATCTCTTTCATCTTGATCAGTTCAATCGGGTCAGTCGGGTTTTCAAACAACGAACCCACACTTTCCCGCATCAGCCGGTCCCCTTCATTTTCCAACAAGTTGATCTCGACGGAGAGTTTACGAATCGTGGAGAAATCCCGTTTTTCCAGTGCGATGAAGGCTTCATGCAAGTACTTGGCCGAACGTTCCAAGATGTCAGCGAACTGTATCAAATACGGCGTGGTTTGATGCACACGGAAATAGACGAAACGAGATGCACACGCTTCGACACCGTCCAGCACGTCATCCAACTTGACCGCCAACTGCAGGATATCTTCCCGATCCAACGGTGTCACAAAGGTTTGATTCAATTCCCGGATGATCAGATGTGTATAATCGTCGCCTTTGTCTTCCAGCTCTTTGAGCCGTTCGGCGAACTGCTCTTTCTCTTCCAGGGTTTCAACATTTTCGCGAAAGAGTTGCATGGCTTCGACCAGGTTTGCAGCTGCGTCGATTAAGGTTTGGTAGAAAACCCGGTCCTTCGCTCGGTTGAACAGCAAAGCCAATTCCTCCTGTCCATGATTTCTTCACCATTCCTTATCATACTCTTAATCTTTAGGGTTGAAAATGGGATTTACCAAAATGTAAAGGAATGGTTCAAGATAGGAAATCGATTGATTGACGGACTGATCAACCCGCCGGAGACAACTGGCCGACAGCGATCAAATAGACTGCAACGCCGGCTGCGATGATGATCCCGGCAGCAAGCGGCCATTCCCAACCGTGAAATGCTTTTTTGCCATTTTCCCTGCGGGCGGAAATATAGAAGAAAATGCCCAACGCATACAAAATCGCCGTCATCAGAAGAAAATCCAACCCCGCAGCATAAACGAGCCAAACCGCGTAGAGTACAGCTGCAATCCCAAGCAGCAAATCTTTGCCTCGGGATTCGCCCTCGGCGTACCCCTCACCGGTCCATACCAGTTTGATCTGATACATCGCCGAAAACAGGTAAGGCAGCAGAATGGCCACACTGGCCAATGAATACGCTACCTGATAGGTTGACTCAGAGAAGAGGACAATGATGATAAACAGTTGAATCAACCCGTTGGTCAACCACAACGACCCACTCGGGCTGCCGTTGTGATTTTCTTGGCCCAACCACCGGGGAAAGATCCCATCTCTTGCTGCTACATACGGCAGTTCCGCAGCCAGAAGCGTCCAGCCCAGCATCGCCCCCAGCAGAGAGATGACCAACCCCAAGTTGATGATCACAGCCCCCCAGGGTCCGACAACGTGTTCCAAAACATACGCCAGCGATGGCTCATGCAGTTTCGCCAGTGCTTCACGGCTGAGTGCTCCCATGGAGAGGACAGAGATCAAAACGTAGATCACCATCGTGCCCAGCAGTCCGATGACGGTGGCGCGACCAACATCTTTTCGATGTTTGGCCCGTCCGGACATCACGACGGCACCTTCTACCCCGACAAACACCCACAGCGTCACCAACATGGTGTCTTTCACTTGTTGTTTAACCACCGACCAGTTGAATCCCTGGGCCGTTCCCCAAAAGTCACGGACAAAAACGTCCCAGTGAAAAGCAAACACCATCAGAATCAAAAACAGGAAAATGGGCACCAGTTTTCCAATGGTCGTGATGAGGTTCACAAACGCCGCTTCCCTCACTCCGCGTAAAATCAGGAAGTGGAGCATCCACAGCAAAACGGATGCAAAAACGATGGAGGGAAGGTTGTTCCCTTTTCCGAACATGGGAAAGAAATAGCTGAGCGAACTGAACAGCAAGGTAGCATAAGCCACATTGCCCAACAGCGCCGACACCCAGTATCCCCATGCACTGTTGAATCCCACAAATTCACCAAATCCTGCTCGGGCAAAACTGTAGATCCCTCCGTCCAGATCGGGACGGCGCATGGCCACATTCTGCAACACCAATGCCAACGCAATCATCCCGGCCCCGGTGATCAGCCATCCGAGAAGCACAGGGCCACTGTTGGCTGCGACGGCCATGTCACTCGGCAGATTGTACGCACCGCCCCCCACCATCGTACCGACCACAATTGCAATCAATGAAAACAAGCTCAGTTCTTTTCTATTTACCATATGAATAAAAAGACAAGTCCGTTACAGTGGGCTTTGACTCGTCTTTCCCCCACCTTTCTATTTAAATTCGCCCTTCTTTATTTTAGTAAAGGATGAGCGAATGTAAAAAGGTTTATTTTACCATATAAGAACGGGGAACAGGCTCCGCTGGAAAATGACAGCGGAGCCTGGGATGGAGACATCAGGATGCAACCGGTGTCTGCGTGCTTTTGGCCGACATCAGCAGTCCTGCACATACCAACATGCAGCACAACGCGATCGCATACGGTGCCGTCGGAAAGTACGTGGAGGCGAATCCGGCCGCCACGGGCGCCACCGCGGCACCCAGCCAACGAATGAAATTGTAGGCACCAGAAGCGATGCTCCGTTGGGCTTGGGACGTCTCAATTGCCAGTGTTGAATAAGCGGTGTTGTTCAACCCTGACACGAAACCAGACAACACGATCACCGCGATCGTGATCACCTTGTTGGGCGACAGCAGCACCAACAAAAGTACGACCGCCATCAGGACCGCTCCCAACCGGACGACCCACATCGGCGAATGGCGATGCAACAGTCCGTGCGCCCATTTGGTGGAACCGATTCCCAAGCCGACACCCCATCCGAAAAAAATCAGCCCCAAGGAGATGGCATCCAGCTTCAACAACAAAGGTGAATAGGCCAAAACGGTGAAAAAGGCGTAGTAGTACAGCATTGCCGCCACTCCCACCAACAAAAAGGGCCGATAGGTGAGGGCTGAGACGAAGTCGCCGAAACCGGCGCGTCGGATTTTCTGACCGGCCGGCTCCTGAACCAAGAGAAGCGTCAGTACAAACGCCAACAGCATCAGGACACTGGTGGCCATAAACGGGTACCGCCAACCGAACTGCCCGAGCAGCCCGCCCAACAGCGGACCGAATGACATGCCCATTCCCAAAGCGGCCTCATAATAGCCCATGGCTTGATCCAAGTTGGCAGCCATCCCGATGAGAATGGACATGGATGTGGCAAAAAACATCGCATTGCCCATTCCCCAACCGGCACGAAATGCCATCAATTGTCCGATGGTGGATGACATTGCACAAGCAGACGCAAAGACCGCCACCAGGAAGAGTCCAGACACCAGAATGCGTTTGCTCCCCCAACGAGCAGCCAAGATCCCGCTGGGGATCATGATAACCGACATCATCAAAATATAGCTGGTAAACAGCATTTCCACCTGCCAGTGTGTCGCGCCGATCTGTTTGGAGATGATCGGCAAAATCGGGTCAACCACGCCGATTCCCATGAAACCGAACAATGCCGCCAAACAGGTTGTCAAAATCCCGCGCCGCGCCCGTCGCTCATGTTCATCATGTATCGTCGAACCCACGCTTTTCACCCTTTCCCTCCATTGTCTCTTCAATCTGCTGGAGCTGGGTCAGCATGTTTCGCACCTCTTGCTGAAACGCCACCATCTTCTTCATTTTCGCTTCCACCATCTGCAACTGCTGTTCCAAAGCTTCCCGCATCTCTCTGATATCCTGCCGTTTCACCGCCGGATCCGTGGCTTGGCTATATTCCCGACGGTATGCCTCAATGCGTTTGCCCAGCTCCAAAAACTGCTGGATTTCTTGCAACGAAAATCCCAGTACCTCCTTGATGTCCACCACGCGTTTCAACTCTTGGACATCTTGGTCCGTATACAGGCGGTATCCACTGTCACTGCGCTGGCTGGGCTGAAACAGCCCGATCTCCTCATAATAACGGATCGCCCGCTTTGTCAACCCCGTTTTCCTTGCTACTTCTTCAATTTTGAGCCAAGCCATGGCAGGTCACCTCTTCAATTGATATTCATTGTACCGGCAAATTAACGTTTACGTCAACGTTAATTTTCTCTTTTGAGCATAAGAAAAACCAAGCGGGTAAACTCCTGCTTGGTCATGTATGCGCTCGACTGGCCAAAAAGCTGCCTTCAATTTGCAAAAACAAAACATTCAGATCACATATACGGCTGGAA
This window contains:
- the arcD gene encoding arginine-ornithine antiporter — protein: MVNRKELSLFSLIAIVVGTMVGGGAYNLPSDMAVAANSGPVLLGWLITGAGMIALALVLQNVAMRRPDLDGGIYSFARAGFGEFVGFNSAWGYWVSALLGNVAYATLLFSSLSYFFPMFGKGNNLPSIVFASVLLWMLHFLILRGVREAAFVNLITTIGKLVPIFLFLILMVFAFHWDVFVRDFWGTAQGFNWSVVKQQVKDTMLVTLWVFVGVEGAVVMSGRAKHRKDVGRATVIGLLGTMVIYVLISVLSMGALSREALAKLHEPSLAYVLEHVVGPWGAVIINLGLVISLLGAMLGWTLLAAELPYVAARDGIFPRWLGQENHNGSPSGSLWLTNGLIQLFIIIVLFSESTYQVAYSLASVAILLPYLFSAMYQIKLVWTGEGYAEGESRGKDLLLGIAAVLYAVWLVYAAGLDFLLMTAILYALGIFFYISARRENGKKAFHGWEWPLAAGIIIAAGVAVYLIAVGQLSPAG
- a CDS encoding MFS transporter: MKSVGSTIHDEHERRARRGILTTCLAALFGFMGIGVVDPILPIISKQIGATHWQVEMLFTSYILMMSVIMIPSGILAARWGSKRILVSGLFLVAVFASACAMSSTIGQLMAFRAGWGMGNAMFFATSMSILIGMAANLDQAMGYYEAALGMGMSFGPLLGGLLGQFGWRYPFMATSVLMLLAFVLTLLLVQEPAGQKIRRAGFGDFVSALTYRPFLLVGVAAMLYYYAFFTVLAYSPLLLKLDAISLGLIFFGWGVGLGIGSTKWAHGLLHRHSPMWVVRLGAVLMAVVLLLVLLSPNKVITIAVIVLSGFVSGLNNTAYSTLAIETSQAQRSIASGAYNFIRWLGAAVAPVAAGFASTYFPTAPYAIALCCMLVCAGLLMSAKSTQTPVAS
- a CDS encoding MerR family transcriptional regulator, giving the protein MAWLKIEEVARKTGLTKRAIRYYEEIGLFQPSQRSDSGYRLYTDQDVQELKRVVDIKEVLGFSLQEIQQFLELGKRIEAYRREYSQATDPAVKRQDIREMREALEQQLQMVEAKMKKMVAFQQEVRNMLTQLQQIEETMEGKGEKRGFDDT